The nucleotide sequence CGAAAACTTGTACTTCTCGGCCAGCATGTCCCCGAAGTTCAGTTTGATGTAGGGCCAAGCGCCCATGTTCGTCGGCTCGTCTTGGACCCAGCGAATGTCGGTGCCGGGAGCGAGACCGTCGATTGCCAACGTCAGTTCGTCCGAAGAAAGCGGGTAGAGTTGTTCAACCCGGATGATCGCAACGTCTTGAAGCTCGCGTTTTTCGCGTGCTTCGAGAAGATCGTAGTAGATCTTTCCGGTGCACATCAGCAATTGCTTGCAGCTTGCCAGCGGCGTTTTCTCGTCGGTGAGGATTTTATGAAATTGGCCACTGGCCACTTCTTCCAACGGGCTGACGACGAGCGGGTGACGAAGGAGGCTTTTGGGTGACAACAGGATCAACGGCTTGCGCCACTTGCGAAGCACTTGCCGACGCAGCAGGTGAAAGAGTTGCGCCGGAGTCGTTGGTTGGCAAACTTGGATGTTGTGCTCCGCGCTCATGGCAAGGAAGCGTTCGATTCGCGCGCTGCAATGCTCGGGCCCTTGCCCTTCGAAGCCGTGCGGGAGCAGCATCACCAGACCGCTGAGCCGATTCCATTTGTCCTCGGCACTGGCGATGAATTGGTCGACGATGACTTGGGCACAGTTCCAGAAGTCACCGAACTGTGCTTCCCATGCACACAATCCATCGGGGCGATCGAGGGAGTAGCCGTATTCGAACCCTAGTACGCCGGCTTCGCTAAGCGGGCTGTTGTAGAGTTCAACGCTAGCTTGATCGGCGCTGAGGTGTTCCAGTGGCGTGTACGTTTCGCCCGTCTTGGTGTCGTGAAGAACGGCGTGCCGATGGCTAAAGGTTCCTCGCTGGACATCTTGGCCGGTCATGCGGATCGGGTGCCCTTCGACCAAGAGGGTGGCAAACGCGGCGGCTTCGGCACTCGCCCAATCGAGCGGTTTTTTGCCTTGCGCCATCTCGCGGCGCAAGGCCATCGGGCGTTTCAGCTTCTTGTTTGCCGCAAATCCTTCGGGAAGGCGGGTTAGCGAGTCAAGGATTTCGCTTAGCCGCGCTTGATCGAAGCGGGTGTCGGTGGTTTCGGCTGGTTCGACGCCACCAAAGTACTCGGACCAATTCGCGGCGAGCGTTTGGGTGTCCGGAACAAAGGGTTCGTTCTTGCTCGCTTCGAACTCGCTTTCGAGTTTCTCGGTTCGCTTTTGTTGAATCTCTTTGCCCTCTTCCTCGCTGATCTCACCAATTTCGATCAAACGATTGAGGTATTGTTCGCGGACGCTCGCGCGGCGATCAATTTCGGTGTACATCCGCGGTTGAGTGAACCGGGGTTCGTCCCCTTCGTTGTGTCCCCAGCGACGGTAGGCATACAGATCGATCACGACATCGCGGTGGAATTCTTTGCGGAAATCCATCGCGAGTGAGACCACTTGGGCAACCGCTTCGGGGTCTTCGCCGTTAACGTGGAAGATCGGGATTTGCAGCATCTTTGCGATATCGGTCGCGTAGGTGGTGCTGCGTCCTTGGCGAGGTTCGGTGGTAAAGCCGACTTGGTTGTTGATGACGATGTGAAGCGTTCCGCCGGTGCGGTAGCCCTCGAGTTCGCTGAGGTTGAGGGTTTCCTGGACAATGCCTTCGCCCGCAAACGCAGCATCGCCGTGGATCAGGATCGTCATGACCTCTTGGCGTTTGGTGTCTTTGCGATGGTCTTGTTTACATCGGCATCGTCCCAGGGCGACGGTGTTGACGTATTCGAGATGGCTAGGGTTGAAGCACAGCGAGATGTGGATTTTCTCGCCCGTGGCGGTGACCCAATCGCTGCTGTATCCAAGGTGATAGCGAACGTCCCCTCCGCCGCGGCTGAGTTCGGGATCAGGGTCGTCGAACGACCAGAAAATGTTCATCGCACGTTTTTTCAGGATGTTCGCCATCACGTTCAAACGGCCGCGATGAGCCATTCCCATGACGACTTCCTTGACCTGATGCTGGCCAGCTTTTTCAAGCGCCAAATCGAGCATCGGGATCAAGCTTTCGGCGCCTTCGAGCGAGAACGTTTTCGCACCGACGAATTTCCGCCGCACGAATTCCTCGAAAATCGATGCATCGGCGAGTCGAGCGTAGATTCGACGCTGGACTTGATGAGACAATTCGAGGTGATTTTCAGTCGACTCCATCCGTTTCTGCAGCCAATCGCGAATGTTGCGATTGTCGATGTGCATGAATTGGGCACCGATGCTGCGGCAATAGGTGTTTTGCAGCTTCGCTAGGATCGCATGCAACGTGCCGCCGCTGACATTCTCCAACGCACTGCTATCGAGCGGACGCTGTAGGTCTTGGTCCGAAATGCCGTAGAGCTCAGGGCTCAGTTCTGGAGAGTCGGATTTCAAGATCCCCAACGGGTCGAGTTTCGCGACCAAGTGACCGCGGACGCGGTATTCGCGGACGAGTTGATTGACCCGGTCTTGGATCCGCGACATCCAAATGGATTGATCGGTCGCTTCATCCCCGGTCGACCCACGACGATCGCGAGGTTCAGCCACGCGGTCCGCGGTGCTCTCGCCCGAAGTGAGGTCTCCGTTCTTTTTGAACGAACTCTTGTTCGTGACAACAAGAAATTGTTCAAAATATTGACGCCAAGTATCCGAGACGCTGGAAGGGTCCCGAACGTACTGGACATACAAGTCGTCGATGTAGTCCAAGCTATAGCTGTTCATAGCGGCAAGTTCGCCGTTTGGTTGCGGAAGGGCAGGGGAGGGCAGGGGAGTGCGATTCTGCGGCTCGCATCCTACCAAAATCGATGGTTGTCTTTAACCTTCAGAATTTAGAATATCGTCCGCTAGGTTCCTAGTGGTTGTAAATGAGTTGTTGGGAATGTTGATCCCAGGCAGGGTTCTCTCCCCAGACGGGATTGATCACGCTACGCTCCTACTTTGGAATTTGCCGTCGGACTGATAAATTCCCAATCTTGCGGCCGTTATCGGGTCGCAAATTTTTGTGACGCAAGCAAATTGGGAAAATGGTTCGGTTTGCTCGCAATCGTAATGTCGTTGTTGCCCCAAATTATTTTTTGAACATGGCTGTACTGCTCCAACTCCGTGAAGCTCACAAACGATTTGGCGATCAAATCGTCCTTGAGGGGGCCGATGTCTCCTTGGTGGATGATGTGAAGGTCGGTTTTATCGGCAGAAATGGGGCGGGGAAATCGACCCTGATGCGAGTTTTGCTTGGCGAAGAAGAGCTCGAGCGAGGTGAGATTATCACCCACCCCACGCTCCGGATCGGCTACCTCCGCCAACATGATCCTTTTCAAGCCGGTGAATCCGCTCTCGATTTCTTAATGCGAGACAGCGGTCAGCCCGAGTGGCGGTGTGGCGAAGTCGCGGGCGAGTTTGAGCTCAAAGGAGCTTATCTGGAGGGGCCCGTGAAAGCGTTGTCGGGGGGGTGGCAAACCCGAGTGAAGTTGGCGGCCCTGCTGCTACATGATCCGAATTTGTTGATGCTCGATGAGCCGACGAACTTCTTGGATCTTCGCACCCAGATTCTGCTTGAGCACTTTTTGCGTGCGTTTAATAAGGCGGCTTTGATCGTCAGCCACGATCGCGAATTCCTGAAAGCCACCTGCTCGCAAACCCTCGAGCTTTCGCGTGGCAAGTTGACGATGTACACCGGCAAAATTGACGCCTACCTCGAGTATCGCGAGGAGCGTCGCGAGCACGACCGCCGCGTCAATGCCACCGTGATCGCAAAACAAAAGCAATTGCAACGCTTTATTGAGAAGAACCGTGCCAATGCGTCGACCGCCAGCCAAGCAAAGAGCAAGGCGAAGCAACTCGAACGGTTGCAGACCACCGAGATCGAACGCGATGAACCCACCGTGCACATGCGAGCCCCTCGGGTCGATCCCAAGCAAGGTACCGTGTTCCGCTGCACCGAGTTGGCGATCGGGTATCCCGATCACACCGTTGCGGACGGCATCACACTCGAAATCGAGCATGGGCAACGTGCGGCGATCGTTGGGGATAACGGGCAAGGCAAAACGACGCTGCTGCGTACCCTCGTGAACTCGCTCGATCCTGTGGCAGGGCAGATGAAGTGGGGGCATGGCGTCGAGATTGGTACCTACGCGCAACACGTTTACACGAGTTTAGACGAGCGGATGACCGTCATCGAGCATCTCGAATACAACTCGCTTCCGGGCACCACGCGACAAGAATTGTTGGCGATGGCCGGCGCGCTGTTGTTCCGCGATGATCAGATTCAAAAGAAGGTCAAAGTGCTCAGCGGGGGCGAGCGTGCGAGGCTCTGTATGGCCGGATTGCTGCTTAGTAACTCGAACGTTCTGGTGCTCGATGAGCCGGGGAACCACTTGGACGTGGAGACCGTCGAGGCGCTGGCCGGCGCGCTCGAGCTCTATCAAGGAACGGTTGTTTTCACCAGCCATGATCGTCACTTCATGCGACGCGTGGCGACTTGTGTGATCGAAGTGCGAGACGGCAGTGTGAAGAATCACTTTGGTGACTACGACAGCTACCTTGCTGCGATCGAAAAGGAGGTCGACGACAGTGAAGTGGCTCGTGGTAAAACTCCCGCGGCAAAGTCCGATAAGCCAGGAAAGGTCTCCGGCGAGAGTCAACGCCAAGGCCAACGCGATCAACGCAAAGCCGAGAAGGAACGGAAGAACGTCGAGAAGAAGATCGCTAAGTTGGATGACGAAAAGCGAGCGCTTAACGCCGACCTGTTGACCGAAACGGACCCCGATACCGCCGTCAAGCTGCATGCTCAGATCCAGGCGCTCGAGGTCGAGCTTTCCGAAGCCGAAGAACGCTGGGTCGAGCTCAGCGCCGATCAAGAGTGGTAGGTCGTCAGCGTCAACCGCTTCGTTAGCGCCCGCAGCTATCTGACTTTGCTAGCGGTACAGCGCAAGCCGTCCGGTTGCAGCGAGCAAAACGTTCGCAAAAGCAGCGGGCGGCCCCACGCCGGCCCCCTCGTGGAAGTAGCTGAAACCGCGTTGTTTCACGGCAGCGTTGTCGCTTTGGAATCGTTGTCGCGTCGGAATCGTTGTCGCGTCGGGTGCGTTGTCCAGCGCAAGGGGGGGGCTTTGGCCTTTGTCGTGGTCGGAAGCACGCGTGGTTTTGTAGCGGTGTTGTCGATTGTGGTAGCCAATGGCTTAATGCCGCACAAGGATGCTTGTAGGTACCGATTGAACCATTACCAGCCATAAGGATTGGTTCTCAATATGGTGTCACTTGCTAGGATGCGCTTCTGATGTTGCTGCGATTCGCTCTCGTTTGTTGTTCGTTGGCTAGCTCCGCTTGCTTGGCGACCGCTGACAATTTTGACCGTCGTGCGCTTGCTGATAAACATGCTCCGGCGGGCATCATGGGGGACCATCTCCATGGCAAGGGCGAATGGATGGTTGAGTACAAGTACATGAATATGTACATGGAAGACAACCGAATTGGTGAAAATACCGTTTCGGATGCGACGTCCCTCGGGACCGCGGTGCCCGTCGGACCGCCTGGGCCTGGGATCACGATTGATGGAGTGACCACCAATCGGGGCGCGACTCCGACCCAAATGACGATGGAAATGCACATGGCGCACATCATGTACGGGGCATCGGATGATGTCACGCTGTACACGATGGCGATGTTGCCGAGTATGACGATGGATCACACGCGGGCAAACGGTACCGATTTTACCACTCATAACAGTGGCTTTGGCGACATGGGCTTCGGAGCCCTGCTTCGGCTGTACAGTGATGAAAATGAAGATTGGATCTTCAACCTCGGGTGCTCGGTTCCGACAGGAGACATTTACCGCGAAACCTCCACGCCGACGGGATCCCCGACCGCGTTTCCCTACCCCATGCGGTTAGGGAGCGGGACGTTCAATGCTCGTCCTGGATTGACCTACAAACGCTACAGTGATTGGTACAGCTGGGGAGCCCAGTTTCAAACCGACCTGCCGATTGGAAAGAATTATCGCGGCTACAGCGTGGGGGATGAGTTCCGTTTCAATAGTTGGACGAGTGTGTTGTTGACCGACAACATTTCGGTTTCCTTGCGTGGTGAGCATCTTTGGCGTACCGAGTACGACGGTCATGACCCCGCCGCCAATGGCACTCTGATCAGCACCAATGTGGAACAGTTCCGTGGTGGCTATTGGTACAACCTCGGTTTGGGGGCTCAGTACCTCCGCAACGGTCATTACTTCAACACTGAAATCGTGCCCACCATTGGCCAGGACCTCAACGGCATCCAATTGGAAACCGACTTCGCCTTCATCGCAAGTTGGTCCAAGTCGTTCTAGCCTGTGTCGTTGATCGCAGTTTGTCGTTGATCGCTCCGCGATCATGACGTAATCCCATGGACGGTGGCGGCAAAGAATTTGTCGAGTTCATCATTCAGGCGATTCGCCTTGAGCACTTCTCTTTGTAAAGTGATAGGGATCGAGTCTGGACGGTGTGTCCAGGCGCTTTCGCCTCGATTCACTTTCAACTTCGCGCTGCGTCCATGATTTCTCCGCTAAAAATCGGCGACCTTGTCATCGATCCGCCGATCCTGCAGGCTCCGATGGCGGGGTTTACCAACGCCGCCTTTCGCCAAATCGTGCGTGATTTTGGTGGGGCGGGGTTGCTGGCCACCGAGATGGTCAACGCCCGTGGCTTCGTTTGGATGGATGAAAACGAGGCGGAGCACCCTGACCGATTGTGGGGAGTGGCCGAGGAGCCACGTCCCTTGGCGGTCCAGATCTGGGACAACGATCCGGCCACGATGGCGAAGGTGGGCAAGCGGTTGGTCGAAGAGTACCAGGTCAGTATCGTCGACATCAACTTCGGCTGTCCGGTTCGCCAGGTAACTCAAAAGGCCCACAGCGGAAGTTATCTGCTGCGTGACCCTCGCCGAATGTTTGACATCATCAGCCAATTGGTCGAGGCTTGTAGCCCTACTCCCGTTACTGCCAAGATTCGTCTCGGATGCACTCGCGACAACGTGAACTGTAACGAGGTGGCAAAGGTGGTCGAGGAAGCGGGGGCCGCGGCGCTGACGGTCCATGGTCGCACCGCTCAAGACATGTTTCGTGGCAACGCCGATTGGGAGACGATCAGCGAAATCAAAAGTCGTCTGAAGTCGATTCCGCTAATCGGCAACGGTGATCTTGATTCGGCTGAAAAGGTGGTCGCCGCCTTTGAAAAATACAACGTGGATGGCGTGATGATCGCCCGCGCTTGCCTCGGACGACCATGGTTGTTTGCGCAAGCCGCTGCGGCGCTGCGTGGCGAACCGATTCCCGCCGAACCGACGATGTCCGAGCAACGCGAGGTGATGCTGAAGCACTACCGCTTGGTGGTCAGCCGGTTTGGCGAAGAGAAAGGCACGGTGCTGATGCGCAAGTACGCTTGTTGCTATGCCCAAGGTAAACCGGGGGCGCGTCATTTCCGCTCGGGCGTTGCCCGCGTTGCTACGACGGAAGAATTCTACCAAATCGTCGATGAGCACTTTCCGATCGAGGCCGCGACGAATTAGAGCATTTTGAAGAATGTCGTGGGATTCAAGCCGTAGCTGCGTTGGCAAGAATGCGGCACACCGTCTGGCGACACTAGCGACCCCAGTTTTTTGCGTTGGCAAGCACTAGGCCGCCGCGAAGCGAAGCTCCGGCATGCGTCCGTGTGGAGCCCGCTTCGAAGCTATCCCCGTCGCAGTTGATTGACGTAGCTCGAGAACATTCGCATGTCGCTGGGCAATTCACCAGGACCCACGATCAGCGGTCCTTTTTCAGGCGAAGGATGCAGTCCGTGACTGCCGCGTACCAGCGTCGGGTCGAGTGGGATTACGTCCATCGAGTAGCGAAAGCCGAGCTTCTTGCGAACAAGTTTTCGGATCGCGCGAAACTTGCTGGTCATGAACAATTCACAGGGGTCGTAGCCTGGTTTGCGATGGATATCGACGGTGCGCGCAAAGTCGGGCGCCCGGTCGTCATCGAACCAATAGTAGTAGGCAAACCACGCATTGGGCTTAGCCAGTGCAATCAATTCGCCGCTGCGTGGGTGGTCGAGCTCGAGTTCTTCGGGGGCAACCACGCGATCGATTCCCGCGACCGATTCTAGTTTGGCTTTG is from Novipirellula galeiformis and encodes:
- a CDS encoding 2-oxoglutarate dehydrogenase E1 component: MNSYSLDYIDDLYVQYVRDPSSVSDTWRQYFEQFLVVTNKSSFKKNGDLTSGESTADRVAEPRDRRGSTGDEATDQSIWMSRIQDRVNQLVREYRVRGHLVAKLDPLGILKSDSPELSPELYGISDQDLQRPLDSSALENVSGGTLHAILAKLQNTYCRSIGAQFMHIDNRNIRDWLQKRMESTENHLELSHQVQRRIYARLADASIFEEFVRRKFVGAKTFSLEGAESLIPMLDLALEKAGQHQVKEVVMGMAHRGRLNVMANILKKRAMNIFWSFDDPDPELSRGGGDVRYHLGYSSDWVTATGEKIHISLCFNPSHLEYVNTVALGRCRCKQDHRKDTKRQEVMTILIHGDAAFAGEGIVQETLNLSELEGYRTGGTLHIVINNQVGFTTEPRQGRSTTYATDIAKMLQIPIFHVNGEDPEAVAQVVSLAMDFRKEFHRDVVIDLYAYRRWGHNEGDEPRFTQPRMYTEIDRRASVREQYLNRLIEIGEISEEEGKEIQQKRTEKLESEFEASKNEPFVPDTQTLAANWSEYFGGVEPAETTDTRFDQARLSEILDSLTRLPEGFAANKKLKRPMALRREMAQGKKPLDWASAEAAAFATLLVEGHPIRMTGQDVQRGTFSHRHAVLHDTKTGETYTPLEHLSADQASVELYNSPLSEAGVLGFEYGYSLDRPDGLCAWEAQFGDFWNCAQVIVDQFIASAEDKWNRLSGLVMLLPHGFEGQGPEHCSARIERFLAMSAEHNIQVCQPTTPAQLFHLLRRQVLRKWRKPLILLSPKSLLRHPLVVSPLEEVASGQFHKILTDEKTPLASCKQLLMCTGKIYYDLLEAREKRELQDVAIIRVEQLYPLSSDELTLAIDGLAPGTDIRWVQDEPTNMGAWPYIKLNFGDMLAEKYKFSVVSRDESASPSTGSMAAHKIEQAELLDAAFAAR
- a CDS encoding ABC-F family ATP-binding cassette domain-containing protein, whose protein sequence is MAVLLQLREAHKRFGDQIVLEGADVSLVDDVKVGFIGRNGAGKSTLMRVLLGEEELERGEIITHPTLRIGYLRQHDPFQAGESALDFLMRDSGQPEWRCGEVAGEFELKGAYLEGPVKALSGGWQTRVKLAALLLHDPNLLMLDEPTNFLDLRTQILLEHFLRAFNKAALIVSHDREFLKATCSQTLELSRGKLTMYTGKIDAYLEYREERREHDRRVNATVIAKQKQLQRFIEKNRANASTASQAKSKAKQLERLQTTEIERDEPTVHMRAPRVDPKQGTVFRCTELAIGYPDHTVADGITLEIEHGQRAAIVGDNGQGKTTLLRTLVNSLDPVAGQMKWGHGVEIGTYAQHVYTSLDERMTVIEHLEYNSLPGTTRQELLAMAGALLFRDDQIQKKVKVLSGGERARLCMAGLLLSNSNVLVLDEPGNHLDVETVEALAGALELYQGTVVFTSHDRHFMRRVATCVIEVRDGSVKNHFGDYDSYLAAIEKEVDDSEVARGKTPAAKSDKPGKVSGESQRQGQRDQRKAEKERKNVEKKIAKLDDEKRALNADLLTETDPDTAVKLHAQIQALEVELSEAEERWVELSADQEW
- a CDS encoding transporter, producing the protein MLLRFALVCCSLASSACLATADNFDRRALADKHAPAGIMGDHLHGKGEWMVEYKYMNMYMEDNRIGENTVSDATSLGTAVPVGPPGPGITIDGVTTNRGATPTQMTMEMHMAHIMYGASDDVTLYTMAMLPSMTMDHTRANGTDFTTHNSGFGDMGFGALLRLYSDENEDWIFNLGCSVPTGDIYRETSTPTGSPTAFPYPMRLGSGTFNARPGLTYKRYSDWYSWGAQFQTDLPIGKNYRGYSVGDEFRFNSWTSVLLTDNISVSLRGEHLWRTEYDGHDPAANGTLISTNVEQFRGGYWYNLGLGAQYLRNGHYFNTEIVPTIGQDLNGIQLETDFAFIASWSKSF
- the dusB gene encoding tRNA dihydrouridine synthase DusB; the protein is MISPLKIGDLVIDPPILQAPMAGFTNAAFRQIVRDFGGAGLLATEMVNARGFVWMDENEAEHPDRLWGVAEEPRPLAVQIWDNDPATMAKVGKRLVEEYQVSIVDINFGCPVRQVTQKAHSGSYLLRDPRRMFDIISQLVEACSPTPVTAKIRLGCTRDNVNCNEVAKVVEEAGAAALTVHGRTAQDMFRGNADWETISEIKSRLKSIPLIGNGDLDSAEKVVAAFEKYNVDGVMIARACLGRPWLFAQAAAALRGEPIPAEPTMSEQREVMLKHYRLVVSRFGEEKGTVLMRKYACCYAQGKPGARHFRSGVARVATTEEFYQIVDEHFPIEAATN